atttactttatcgtgtgaatttggtaacttatcatttaaattgctttagtgacaatcttgctagtattaagtgttattctagtcttgtgatatctagtagacctagtgtaattcttagactctagctgttatctttagttcacatttattctgaaatttcctgttaggccggagactccggactagaccggatactccggaccatactggagtatccggacttcaccggaatatccggcagtttaatccgctgtttttagttttaattttcagaaaagcctattcaccccccctctaggcactttcagtaCTCCCGAAAGTACATactccctactatgatataccacataaatgaactggatatactcctttatcactataagtatacttgtatactcattctaagatactccgaTGTggactacatgaaaaaattgaaaagaagaccatcaattttaatagattttgataatacctttatatttgtaaataaaatataatatactcaaaaaatatatgcaaaccaCCTTTAAAAAAGTATACGTActacttggatgatcttatatactcacatgctccatgtacataccatttatcacataAAATACTCTCTATTTTATGAGATACGTATATGTGAGTATATACTCCCGGGAGTAACAAACATACTTCATATACTCTCGTGAGTACATACTCCCTAtggtataatatatatatatatatatatatatatatatatatatatgcgcttTTATTCACAATTGTAGTGGCATGAAAGGAAACTAGGCAAAAAATTGTTACATGGTATCCCTAGAGGTAAATGCATCTATTCCAGTACTACTTAACAACATATAAGGGTCAAATTGACAATAGTGGCGGGAAGGGATGGAAATTAGAAGTGATGGCAAATAAGGAAAGCTAAAATTTTCAGTGACAAACAGGGTATGGCCTTATCTTTTGATGGCAACCAAGGGTTTTTCTCGTTTTATATAGGGTGTCTTAAAAATATCTAAATGGGTAGTGCCTATTGGACCAGCCTCAGGTCCGTCACTATAGGCATGGCATGGCCTAGCACGATACATCGGGTTATGCCCAGAATAGGATTGTGCCTAACGAGTGGCATGATTAGCCTActtattttgaaaatataatCAGTTTTTACTGTTTGAgttataaaaatgaaaaaaaaaaatcaaacttcacCTGTAAATAGGTCACCAACCCTCCCCACCCCcaatatattagaaaaaaaaccaAGATCCGACTTCAACTTGTTTGAAGAAATCAAGGTACATATTTTGCATCTAAGTTTgttgttttaaatattttttatttcactaGTCTTAACATTGATAATTTATCTAAtcttaatattatttattgcTCTAGTTTtaatatttctaaaaatatagaTTCATTCATGGATCATGATACGTCAAActctacaagatcaagactcaTTACATCCTCAATGTGACAAGATTTTGAAATAGTCTCCAGATAAAAAGATGGGGTCAAGGTAAGATATGCTAGGTGTAATATATGCAAACAAGAATTTGCAAAGTCTATATGTGGAACAGACACTTGAAGGGCATGCTGCAACTTACAAACAAAAAGTTAAGAGAGTATGAGGCAGACAGTGTTGCAGTACAATACGATAGTTCTAGATGTTGATGAaaacatataattttcataattaagctatactcttttttttctttctagggTTTTATCATATTGAGTTTCTACCTAGAAAAGTTTCTAACGAGGCGGCCAAAATATCAATAAAAGTTTTTATCAATAggttttatctatttttctgattttcttttaattttagaGCTACATTATACTTCTTTAAATTTTCCTAATTTTTCACTGGGCCAGCCGTGCTTGTTGGGCCAACCCGTGCCTAATGGGTCGTTCGTGCCGTGGGCTGCTGCTCAAACCTGTGGGCTGACATGGCACAACCCACCAACATATCATTCCTGGGGGCTGTGCTGACTATTTTCGTGCCCGTGCTGGGCCAGCCCCGAGCCCATTTGGCCATCACTAGAGTGTCTCGGATCTGGCGTACACCTCTAAGAGCGTGGTCTCATGCAGCAAGCGCACGAGACAATCAAGGAACCTCACTCCAATGGCGAATGGTGGCGTCCACTTCCATCTTTACTTGCAGGCATCCAGATTTGCGCAACGCCGTTAGTTCATGACAATCGAATTCTGAAGGAGGAGCTAGGCTTTTTACCGGCCAGCCTCCATTTTATATACCCCATTTTCTTATTACATAATTATTTTGGTTTTTTATGGGGATGTCTCGCTACTAAGAATTGCACAACATGATAGAGATTTAAGAGGAAGAGCAAAGTAGAAGATAAAGAAGATGGcaagaaaaaagatgaaaaTGACAATGATGAGTTTCGGCAAATTTTATTCTAATAGAATATCATTACTAAACACATTCCCAACGAGAAGGACTTGcaatatatacatatgcacTCCTTCCATGTGACCTTGTCGGATTACCCAAGCCagattttgtaaaacaaatGGAGACGGGAATGAAGCGTTTAGTGTATCCATTTTAGTTCACCTCAATTAACTAACtacttattttaattagataaaaataactaattaattaattaaattataccAGCATGGATCTACGAATATCCACTGGTGCTTCTCACCCATCCCTAAATACAAAGGACACCCAGGTCAAAGTGGACAATATCTTGATGCATCATTAGTTAATGACGGGGTTTATCGCGGAGtgagaaaccaaattaaaatatattttttatttatatatgatgagtaattgataatattgttgatttggtttgataatattataaatttctaCATACTGCAATCATGATCTTGACTAACCAAATTtgcagagaaaatagagttgacaGTTTTGTCTTTGAGttcagaaaaattgtacacgaTGGATGATCCATTGTTGGAGAttttgtacacgtcggatggtacTGCATTCAGAAGGATTtcacgctggagcatttcaactcagaagaaaaagttaaaatacataccggatggtccggtgttagacatcagtacacaccagagtatttattCCAAAGAGGTTGCAAGTTGGCTCTGGTGAAATTACACTTGCCGGATGGTCGACGCTCAAAGGAGTGAACATTGGATGTTACGTTGGAGTATTTGTTCCAGAGAGATTGCAAATGGTTGTCTGGTAGAGATacacacgtcggatggtccggcgatgagaTGATTTCCACGTAGGACTAATTTTCCAGAGAGATTGCAGACGGTTTGGTTGAGGATATTGCATACGTCAGATGGTCTAGCACTCAGAAGAAgtgaacaccgaatcatccagcGTTCACATTTTTTGTGGGATGTGCTTTGCAATAGAGATTTCGATTTTGACTAACTTGTAATAGAGTTAAATGGAGTTGGAGGtacgtgtttgcttgtcttatgatatgcaggtgatggatgcgacTTGGCAGTCGACGGTAGGATGATCAGGATCAagcaggtgcttggtgccaaatGATCAAGGTGGTGGGCggaatcaagggtgatcctaactgtgcacatagaggtcaagcaaaatattAGAAGATGGATGACGacgacgtgttgataaagtcgaGTGAGGGGGATACTGGTGTAAGTGACAAAGCGGTCCGAGAAATCGAGAGCAAGAGAGACTTATCAGTGGTCAAGATCGTAAAACAGAGTACACATGTcaacatcaggatgcttgcttaaggtgaaagcaagtggcagtaAGTCaggttttgagaagcgtgcgagacgGTTTCACGTTTTGACCTCGAAATCATgaaaggatggagtgcatgtgacatcatcatgaagcttgcataaaggcaaagctaagtcgtgaaggtgcaACATTCGTCCGATGGACGAAagagaaaatagactaaaataccttCGGTGGTAGatatgagtgtactacaagagatgagtAGTTTGAGAATATAAAAAATTGGTATCTAAGGAAGCTCCtaaggtctataaatagaggggtatgactATTTGAAGaggtgagccagccatttgagttgTATGTGGTTGAGGTTTAAGAGAGGAAGAGAGTAGagttagcctttgtaataggtgagagtttttaagAGCTAATGCACTTTGTAATCGGTCAAAATAGGATGTTCCATTTTGAGTAATGAAGCTTTTGATTTCccatatgcttatgtatatctccttctagtctctttctatTAGCTTTCTTGTTTTGTTTGCAAGTTCTGTGATTTTCTTTGTGATTTCGATTTTGTTTTTGTGCTAAAATTTTTCACCTTGTTGGAATTATTATTCTTGTTGctaaagacataaaattcacatacaaatatatataattgaGTTTTGAATTCACTTGTCTCTAAATTATCAATTTGGAAAGTTTCGTCTCCACGTGCTTCCTTCTTTAGATTGAAGTATTTTTCCTTCTAATTGCTATCTTTAATGGCTATGACTATTGGAATAAGTTTCAATGGAACATAgggttcatatatatatatatatattgatgttTTTAGTTGTAACATATTTTTCACTTTGTTGGAGTTAGAGGCacaaaattcacatacaaatgttCTATGATCTTCttggtgatttttgttttctttgttgtgctaattttttttaatcttattggagttattttttttgttgttagaggcataaaattcacatacaaaatGTATACAATTAggtcttgaatttccttgcATCTAATTCAtaatttggagagtttcttccCCAAGTGCTTCCTTCTTTGGATTGAAGTGTTTTCTCTTCTAGTTGCTATCTTTTATGGCTATGACTATTGAAATAAGTTTCAATAAAAcctatgttatatatatatatatatatatatatatataccatgaCTTCTTTGATGTTTTATTTGTAACATATTTTTCTCTCTGATTTTACTTCCGCTATTTGTTTTTAGATGTGTTGGGTGAGCCAATAAGAGAATATCATCCGTTTCAAAATCAATTAGCAAGATATATATTCACCCTTCTTTAATTGTCCTTCTAATTCCTACGCGGAGTGTTAGCCCCAGCACGCTGAGTCATAGACTCACTCATAGTTTACGTACAATTCGAAGTTATTTGTGAGTTCGCATAATTACCACCATTCTAATCACTGATTACACAGACATGTGCAAAGTCATGTCTTAAACAAAGATGTAAGTACCAAATCATGATGTGGTTGGTTCTAGGGGGAAATGGTTATACAATGTACATTATTATTTCAGTAGACCGTAATACATGGACCGCTCTGCTCTGGACTTTTTTAGTTGAATGCAGACACATGGGTGGGCTTTGGTACTGAAGGCAAATAAGTCCTGGtttcaataaatatataaatgcgATTTGCAGACAGTTTCTTTTTTGAACCAAGCGATTTGCAGACATGTGGTGTTATGATTTATGCATGGTCAATCGAGTCTAAAGGCAAACAGGCAGCTGGGTGTGATGCTGTGATCAGGGTTCCATTTActgaccggagctcggttaccgagctccggcggtaaccgaaaatgcgcgataaccgcggttactggttaaaaattcaaaaaaattcggagaaaattcatttggcaaattttaaatttttgcgaaaaaattatgtttttgccctctcggtaaccgagcggtttgggtcggttaccgagcgatttgggtcggttaccgagcgattttctcgtatttttgattcggtcagttaccgctcggttttctcgatttatcgagcggttttatcgaatttcagcgcagttcaacaaaaaacctaaaaaaggttcaatcttgtaaaatcaataactaattcatccgagcttcaaatcaagtgaaacaaattttgttggcttccttgtaacatgatctacatgataaaagtatttatactcataaaaaagttcaaaattttctgtgagaaattttatttgttaaaccaaggtaaatgcatagtttactctttgctaatccaaaaatcatgaaactaattttgttagtcttcttacatgatcctatatctgttaaaaatatatgaactcatgaattagttattgtaacatgcatgattgtgtaaatgtgttgcgactagattaattcataactgacccatcacaccttaaaaattagtgaaaccactttcattagcttatttatattatgatttacatagaaaaaataatagtagacatgaaaaaattaattacaatgatgtttcttaacatattcactttatgcttgtgaactttgtaaaaatcatagagaatttaataaaactctaaataaagtgaaatcaattttaaagattctcttaaaatacgttttatacaagaaaaatatgtgtttgcatgttacacttttccttaacgtgagttaataattgagccgcacgtttttcaatttttttcatttttttcaaactttctccctatagaatatgatgcaaacgacattatttttgaaattttttttcacagaagttcttagaattatgtctagttttttttaagatttttttttgattttttttgatttttttgaatttttttttattttttcgaattttttgaattcaaatttcggttaccgagcggtttttgaaatcggaccggaccgggaaggtcggtaacaccgcgatttttgagcggttaccgactgttttttgaaccctggctGTGATACCGTTTGTTCATCAGGACACCGGGCAACTGGCGCACGAGAACAACAAAAGTCACAGCTAAAACTGGATTTGGACAAGAGCTTGCGGCCAAAGAAAGCCGGTGGCCTCTCATGTTCCAGAGCGGATGCAGGCAACTCCGATCCCTGCTCGCGCAACACACCTTTTAAGGCCGGCCCATTTTTCGGCGTGCCTAGTGCGGGCATCGCTGCTGCAGTGTCCCAGTCTCCCAGGGAGGAACTTCCCGGCTCGAGACCAACAATGGCGTCCTGACAAGGAGCTGACACTTGTGTCTGCGTGCGCTGCTTAGCAGGTCGAGTGGTCAAATGCAGGGCTTGTTGTCTCGGTTGACATGGAGGTCTGCTGCGCTGGTCCCAGGACCAAGGTCGCGCAGAGCTTTCGGAAGAGGAGAGGACCACCCGGTTGGCATCGTACGTGCTCCCTGTACTCCTGTTCATCCTCCTGATCGAGTTCTGGCGGCCGTAGTGGCATGCAGCGCAACATTGCCGCACCCTGAACGATCTAGCGTCATGTCCATCACGTCGTTTTGGTACCCTGAACGACTCGCGGAAATGCTACGCACGGCACACGGGAGGTCGCGGAAATGATGAGATGCGATCaaaacacaaaaaattctaCTTGTATCGTTTATTTTCATTAAGATAGATAAGTATTAGAAAGAAAAGATATCGAGATATACTGTACATACGCAAAAGTATAAGGAGTTGTATTTCCCGAACCGGCGACGGATAGCACTAGCGGGGGTGGCGACGGCGACGCGCAAGCACCAGCACGTCGACTTCGAGGGCTCTCGAGCACGGCGCCGCGCGCGGCTGCTACTACGAGCTCGGGATGCATATGCCGGTCCACGCCACGTGCGACCCATTTACGTATCCTCGCGTCCGCATCTGTGCACCCGTGAGCCCAACCCAGACACGagcaaaggaaaagaaaggagcCTGCGCCCGGCGAAGGCAAAGCGAAAAAGCGGCAAGCGAAAGAGAGCGGATCGGGTTGGCGTCGGGTGGCAGCCTGGCATCCCATTCCTTCCTCGCCCTCTCCGGCGGCTCGTCCTACTTTTTCCCACCCGCACCTGGCGCACACTCTCCGGCTCGCACTCCActcccgcctccgccgccgcctcccgatGCGGCCGCGCCTCGCGCAGCTCCTCTGCGGCGCcacgctgctgctgctgctggcggcGCTCCCGCCCCCCGCGGCGATCGCGGCAGGTACCTACCGACCCGGGCGCCCGAGCGGCGAGGCTACCCCCCTAAGCCCGCTGCGTTCCCCTCCGTCTCCCTAGTTTGCCGCTTCCTTCTCCGGTGGTAGGATCATAGGATGGCGCTAGTTCCAGCGCCGCGTGCTTCGCACCGGTGATCGCTGGGTTTGGAGGGATGATGGggtgggtggcggcggcgactgGCTGGCTGGCTCGCCTTCGCCGCTGGAAGCTCACTTCGCTCAACTAGTGCTTCGATTTTGTTTTTCCACTTTATGTTCCCTTACTGGTATGACTTGTTTAGTTCGTGGCATTGCTTTCTCTGGAGATTTTCGGTGATGATTCTGCTCAGATTAGAAATTACAGAACTACATGTTTAGGGATCGAATCGAGTCAGGtgattatatttttttcctGGGGGCTTGAGACGGGGTTACCTCGCTGGGGAACAATGCCTAAGCAGAGGTTGTTCGGGGCCGCGTGTGTCGTCTGGCGTGGGGGACCTCGCTCCGCTTGGAGTCCTCGCGCCATTCAATTCGCTTACCTAACGGGGTTGCTGTACTGGCTGGCTGGCTTACAGCTACATGTGCCTTTCAGGGCGCTCAGGCCTCTCTCAACCTGCCTTCGTAGCCGTTGGATTTAGCTGCCAACGGTTTCGGTCCTGTCATGTTGTGTTACTGAATCATTAATTagttctacttcatcttcacCTGATGTTTTTCACATGGGTTGTACAGACTTGCGCAGTTGTGCTTTAGAATACTGCTGAATTGTTGAATTTGTTGACTTTATATACTACGAATGCGTAGGTACGCCacattctgaatttctgattaTTTGGAGTTATGACAAGTTCGGTTGGGCATGTAAGATGTAATGAGCTTGTACTGGTCGCGTGATCTTGATGCTTTAACTCCAGTTTCTGTTTTTTAAGATCATTATTCACGGCATGAACAGGAAGTGGCCAGCTGCACTGCTACGTTGCACgttttgctctctctctctctctctgagtgtgtgcgtgtgtgtaaTGCTTCCTTCCTTCCCAATTTTAGTAAAGATAAGGAGTGTTGAGTGTGGTCTTCAAAAGCTTTCAATTACTTTTCAACCTTCCTGTATCTATATGTTTGCACCATCATTCGTTAATTACTTTTCAACCTTCCTGTATCTATATGTTTGCACCATCATTCGTtactcatatttttttcttcgaTCATGCAGATTGTCCTTTGGATTTGAGTTGGCCTAACTACGGACTGATAGCTTCTGTATGCTCGGATCAAAATGCACACTCAAAGTGTTGCCGTTACATCAATGCTATTCTTACGGTCTCATCTGCCATGTATGCAAATACAACAGGCACCCTTGGAGTTCCGGCTGAATTTtctgatgtttgcattgccaataTCTCTGATACATTGATGTCGAAAGGGATACTGCCTATTGCCGCTTCGTTTTGTGGCCTTGGGATCAAAATACAAGTGTCCTATCAGTGTGCAGGGATGACTACCATCCTCCAAATGTTGCAGTCTCCAAATTTCAATGATGTCACAAGAAGCTGTGCAACTACGCTTTCAGATAATGGCACTTGCAAGAGGTGCTTAAACTCTGGTTTGTCATACCTGCGCCATCTTGTGGGGGAGCAAGATAATGTCACGCTGAATACCTGCCGTGATGCtgcttttgttgcatttgtgaGTCAAGGGAATATATCTACAGTTGATACGGCCGGTTGCTTTTTTAGCGTTCAGGGGCTTAGTGCTCTTCAAGGtttgcatatttgataaaaatgaATTTGCCTTCCTTTTCTGTAGAATGACCGGTTCCATTAACAATTTGTTAGGCAAAAATTCTTTGAGATTCTCTGAACTTAGCCATGCAACTGTTTTTTTTCCTGACATAAAGGACTTTGCTTTTAATTATGTGGAGCATGTCACCTTTAGATATAACCTGTCACCTCATAGTCatttcatagtttttttttctatcactTGATGCTAGTACATTGCATAAGTACCAAACGATTGCTGTGAACACTGCTTCTATTTCTTTGGAGCAAGTTTTATCTATAAATATGTAATATAAGGTATCCATGTTAAGCAAAACATTCATAATAGGCATCTATTAGAACCAATCTTCAGGAAAATCCATATTtgtattttgatgatatctagCGCTTCTTGTATTAATGCTTCAGTATGAACATACAGCTTTGCTTAATCCGGTGTGCATATATTTTCATATTATAAACTGTAAATTGGTATATTGGTTGGTGAGATGATTAATGCTTCAGTATGAACATACAGCTTTGCTTAATccgttgtgcatatgtttccaTATTATAAATTGTAAATTGGTATATTGGTTGGTAAGATGATTAATTTTGTTCAATGGAAACTGTATAACTCATTTGTTCCATTTTATTGCCTTATATCTTCTTTTGTTGTGCAAATTTATAGTAATATTTCTTTTACTTATTGATATGCTTCTTTTGCTTGGATAAGTTAGGTGTATTAAATTGTGTTCTCCTAAAAGTATTTGCTTGTTGGTAGTTCAGTAATTCGTAACTTTGACTTTCTCCAAGATGTGAACTTCTCAGTGTTGAATACATAATGCAGTGAACATCTCTGGGCCGTCCCCAGCTGGACTTCTCGCACCAGATATTTCTCCTAGTCCACTTACAGTGCAAGTTCCTGTAGTGCCACCCAAGCACCATCGCAGTTACAAGCTTGTTCTATTCCCAGCAATTGGGGCCTTGGTTACAGGACTAGCAGTTCTACTAATGATAGTACTGATTTTGCTAATCCGTAGAAAGAGTAAAGAACTCGAAAAGATTGAAGGAAATAACCCTCTGGATGCGTGGAGTTTCTCTTGTGTCAAGAAGGGTCAAGAAGGTAAGCATTTCATAAGTTGTGATTGTGATGTTGTTATTCTTTCACAAATATTTGCTCATTTAAATGTCCAACTGTCTTTGGTAAGTTAATGAGATTAGATTGCATACAAGTGCTGGATACTGGCTTTGGTTATCATTTCTTTGCGGATATGCTTGATTTTAGATACACAGAAACTGATTTATGTTGTTTGCATGTGATAAGGGAAACAAGTCAGAATGAGAGTTGTAGTCCTTGTTCTGGTTTGGCTATTTCCATGCTCTTCTATTGAAAGAAAATCAGCtcttctttatttttgtttttttcgcCCAATACCATGTAAACATCAATTATCTCCTCAATTAGGTACAACATAGTATGCCATTTTGTAGCCATTATCCTGAACCTATCAATCAGGAATATGACAAATGATGCTGTCGTCTGaagggggttttttttttgtcgtagTGTTTTGTAGTTCATACCATGATGCACTAGCTCGTGCAAATTATTTTAGAATTGTATGGTTCAAAACTGGATGGATTGATGTCTCAGGCTGAATCTTCGAATTACTCAGAATCAGTTCAAGAGTCATTTCAATTCATTTGCCTAACAGGATTGTTTTGCAGGTAATTCCACCATTTTTGGCAGATTCAGTTACAAAGAAATGAAGAAGGCTACAAAAAACTTTAGCACGGTTTTAGGAGGAGGTGAAAATGGTACGATATTCAAAGGTCAACTAAATGATGGATCTGTGGTTGCCATCAGACGCATTGAGAGTTCGCCAAAACAAAGTCAGCACGAATTTTGTAAGGAAATGGAATTTCTTGGGCGGTTGcatcatcgacatcttgttGGACTAAAAGGCTTTTGTTTAACAAGATTTGAGAGGTAGTGTCTGTTATATGTAACTTCAGAAATCAATCAATTCGTGGCTTTATATAATGCCCTGTCATCCAGGTTCCAGGTGCATGAATACATGGAAAATGGAAGCCTTAAAGATCACCTACATTGTAATATGTCATGTTTTGTTGTCGTTCTTCTTATGATACATCATTTGTTGAATTATGTGCCGAATAACATTTTACTCTTTGCAGCATCAGGTAAACATCTGCTGCCATGGAAAAATAGGATCCAAATTGCCATTGATATTGCTAATGCTTTGGTAAGTTTCAGGAAATTAGTGATCTTGATTATCAATTGGCTTAAGTAGTTCATACTTCACACCAGTGCTCTTCTTTTTCCAATGTCAGTGATTGGAATAGTTAGTGCCAGCTAAGGCTCGTTAGTTCTTTCTTAAAACTTAATCAGCCTACACCAAGCTTTTATCAATCTCTACCTTGCTCCTTGTAGTAACACTACATATTTCAGATGTTATGTTAAACTTTTGTGGAGATGATGACCAACTACTTACTATGAACGAGTTTGGTTGCAGGAGTACCTTCATTTCTATTGTGACCCTCCATTGTACCATGGTGCCATTAAGCCTAGCAATGTCCTCTTGGACAAGAATTACCTAGCAAAGGTAATTCATGTAAAACTTTCTCACAATTCAAATAATCCCTACTCTGAAGATACTAATTGGTTGCTTTTCAATAGCTTGCCGGTTGCGGTCTTGCACACTGCTCAAGTGTTGGTGATACTAGTGTTAGTTCCACCCCAGTGAATACCAAGATCCAAACAACTCCTGGTAAGGCTTTCTGTTGCCAAGTTCTGCTGCCTTTTTGTTATGACATGTCAGACAAGTGAATAAACGCCACAACTTCATCAATCTGTACTATGTACTACATAATCTTAGTGCCGATCCTCATCAATCTGTACTATGTACTACAATCTTAAAATCTCTGAGCAGGCTACGTAGACCCTGAGTACGTGGTGACCCAGGAGGTGACCCCGAAGAGCGACGTCTACAGCTACGGCGTCCTGCTGCTGGAGCTCGTGACGGGGAAGCCCGTGATCCAGGACAACAAGAACCTCGTGGAGTGGTCCCGCGAGCTGATCGGCACCGACTACCGGCTCCACGAGCTGGTCGACCCGGCGGTGGCCGACGCGTTCGACCTGGACGAGCTGCAGGTAGTGGCGGACGTGATCCACTGGTGCACCCACAGGGACGGCGCCGCGCGGCCGTCGATGAAGCAGGTGCTCCGGATCCTGTACGAGCGGCTGGACCCGCTGTCCGGCCGGTTCGCGCGCGCCGTCGAGGGCGAGGAGGGGTACTACTACCACAGCGGCGGGCGGGTCAAGAGGAAGGCTGGtgtggaggagcagcagcaccgGGGCGGCGACGTGATCCATTTCAGTGGCGAGGCGGCGCGGTCGTGGCTGCCGTCGTCGTCGAGCACGTCCAGGTCCCACTGCAGCCGCAGCGTGCTGCTGGAGTGCAACTCGCCGGAGCCGCAGTCCCCGGCCCACGGCCACGGCACGTTCTTGGTCTGATGCGGCCCGTGCTGCTCCGTCCGTTGCGTCGACAAGTTCTGCAGGCCTGGATGGTGCAGTGCCGGTTGCCATTTTTGAAGAGACTATTCATGGTAGGGATCCGTGCATTGTTTCATTCATTGGTATACGAGTGATGCGGTGCAGATCTGCAGGATGCAGCGACATCAGGCAGTGGCCCAGCTGTTGCCTGTGACTCTGCAAGAGAATCATGGAGCCAGAGTCAGGAAGGGGGTGAAAGAGACGCCACGCGTGGAGTGACTAGCTGCTGTTGTTCAGTTCCCGAGGTGTTGTTGGTCGGTTGTTGCTTCGTTGATCG
This genomic window from Phragmites australis chromosome 7, lpPhrAust1.1, whole genome shotgun sequence contains:
- the LOC133924224 gene encoding probable receptor-like protein kinase At1g49730, which codes for MRPRLAQLLCGATLLLLLAALPPPAAIAADCPLDLSWPNYGLIASVCSDQNAHSKCCRYINAILTVSSAMYANTTGTLGVPAEFSDVCIANISDTLMSKGILPIAASFCGLGIKIQVSYQCAGMTTILQMLQSPNFNDVTRSCATTLSDNGTCKRCLNSGLSYLRHLVGEQDNVTLNTCRDAAFVAFVSQGNISTVDTAGCFFSVQGLSALQVNISGPSPAGLLAPDISPSPLTVQVPVVPPKHHRSYKLVLFPAIGALVTGLAVLLMIVLILLIRRKSKELEKIEGNNPLDAWSFSCVKKGQEGNSTIFGRFSYKEMKKATKNFSTVLGGGENGTIFKGQLNDGSVVAIRRIESSPKQSQHEFCKEMEFLGRLHHRHLVGLKGFCLTRFERFQVHEYMENGSLKDHLHSSGKHLLPWKNRIQIAIDIANALEYLHFYCDPPLYHGAIKPSNVLLDKNYLAKLAGCGLAHCSSVGDTSVSSTPVNTKIQTTPGYVDPEYVVTQEVTPKSDVYSYGVLLLELVTGKPVIQDNKNLVEWSRELIGTDYRLHELVDPAVADAFDLDELQVVADVIHWCTHRDGAARPSMKQVLRILYERLDPLSGRFARAVEGEEGYYYHSGGRVKRKAGVEEQQHRGGDVIHFSGEAARSWLPSSSSTSRSHCSRSVLLECNSPEPQSPAHGHGTFLV